From Myxococcales bacterium, the proteins below share one genomic window:
- a CDS encoding copper-binding protein, whose protein sequence is MLGRRLFLSRFVPSFVALAVVSRAGGARASARYTSRGVVRSFGKARRYVNIHHEDIPGYMNAMTMSFEPGAPGQLDGLSEGDQVVFTFVDDGERRVLEKIARV, encoded by the coding sequence ATGCTGGGCCGTCGCCTCTTTCTCTCCCGCTTCGTGCCGTCGTTCGTGGCGCTCGCCGTGGTCTCGAGGGCAGGGGGGGCGCGTGCGTCGGCGCGCTACACGTCGCGCGGGGTGGTGCGTTCCTTCGGCAAGGCGCGGAGGTACGTGAACATCCACCACGAGGACATCCCGGGATACATGAACGCGATGACCATGTCGTTCGAGCCCGGCGCGCCCGGCCAGCTCGACGGTCTCTCGGAAGGCGACCAGGTGGTCTTCACCTTCGTCGACGACGGTGAGCGCCGCGTGCTCGAGAAAATCGCGCGGGTCTAA
- a CDS encoding serine/threonine protein kinase — MSRDANAPPKETPAPVLLGRYAIQAKIADGGMATLYLGAGKDAAGRSEIVALKVIKEGLQGDEVYEAMFLDEARILSMLGHPNVIHTHEYGITKGGHPFIAMELLLGRTLADAWDHHAAEGGVMPLALGVWICARVAEGLHSAHALRDEEGALLQVIHRDVNPSNVFLTYDGRVKLIDFGLSRARKRSAKTGDGIVKGKIPYLAPEQAQSGPIDRRIDVFALGATLWEVCTGKRLFKRDTDHETLQAVRDAVIPEVRTLRPDVPEALARIVHRALAIDPDERYGTAAELQRDLDAFVASLASFRDAKPEAELANYLEERFPGERERQLAWVKVASAPRRPMATIAPPVPIGLDTDDTSPMSSRSRLPESAITGAFPASRPTVDLEPEPSFKPSLTKRGLVAAALVLVAIAAIAVALR; from the coding sequence TTGTCTCGCGACGCGAACGCGCCCCCGAAAGAAACGCCGGCCCCCGTGCTGCTCGGGCGGTACGCCATCCAGGCAAAAATCGCCGACGGCGGCATGGCGACGCTCTACCTCGGCGCCGGAAAAGACGCCGCCGGTCGCAGCGAGATCGTCGCGCTCAAGGTCATCAAAGAGGGCCTCCAGGGCGACGAGGTCTACGAGGCCATGTTCCTCGACGAGGCCCGGATCCTTTCGATGCTCGGGCACCCGAACGTCATCCATACGCACGAGTACGGCATCACCAAGGGCGGCCACCCGTTCATCGCGATGGAGCTGCTCCTCGGGCGAACCTTGGCCGACGCATGGGATCACCACGCCGCCGAGGGAGGGGTGATGCCGCTCGCGCTCGGGGTGTGGATCTGCGCGCGTGTCGCCGAAGGTCTCCACTCGGCGCACGCGCTCCGCGACGAAGAGGGCGCCCTCCTTCAAGTGATCCACCGCGACGTGAACCCGTCGAACGTCTTCCTCACGTACGACGGGCGCGTGAAGCTCATCGACTTCGGCCTGTCGCGCGCGCGAAAACGCTCGGCCAAGACCGGCGACGGCATCGTGAAGGGAAAGATCCCTTACCTTGCTCCCGAGCAGGCGCAGAGCGGCCCCATCGATCGGCGGATCGACGTGTTCGCGCTCGGCGCGACGCTCTGGGAAGTGTGCACCGGCAAGCGCCTCTTCAAGCGCGACACCGATCACGAGACCCTTCAAGCCGTGCGCGACGCCGTGATTCCGGAGGTGCGCACGCTACGCCCCGACGTGCCCGAGGCCCTCGCGCGCATCGTCCACCGCGCGCTCGCGATCGACCCGGACGAACGCTACGGGACGGCCGCCGAGCTCCAACGCGACCTCGACGCCTTCGTCGCCTCGCTCGCCTCCTTTCGGGACGCGAAGCCCGAGGCCGAGCTCGCCAACTACCTCGAGGAGCGGTTCCCAGGAGAGAGGGAGCGCCAGCTCGCGTGGGTCAAGGTGGCGAGCGCGCCGCGGCGCCCGATGGCGACGATCGCGCCCCCGGTCCCCATCGGCCTCGACACGGACGACACCTCGCCCATGTCCTCTCGCTCCAGGCTCCCCGAGTCGGCGATCACCGGTGCGTTCCCCGCGAGCCGACCGACGGTCGACCTCGAGCCCGAGCCCTCGTTCAAGCCTTCGCTCACGAAGCGTGGGCTCGTCGCCGCCGCGCTCGTGCTCGTCGCCATCGCGGCCATCGCCGTCGCGCTCCGCTGA
- a CDS encoding serine/threonine protein kinase, producing the protein MVQMPEPGSVLTSTRGQYLVTKVLGTGEFGAVFDCTGPFDQSYAVKVIRPANRPYAEVQAEWAREVSRLMSLRHPNVVYIYDAFEQGSLFFLALEKCDHALKSMLGAPLQEGLVLELTRQLLAAVQFLHDNDVVHDDLHAGNVLVTHATDRPVVKISDFGISHELRGLPAIRPNVVHHAIMAPEILATGYTSKQSDLYQVGLLLFWMITGESAIPKGLPYADLMRFVSEGEPRRRAEALGTPLGALVAKMLRRREAYRYSSAREVWAELRELRAWKERELFPQR; encoded by the coding sequence ATGGTGCAGATGCCCGAGCCGGGCTCCGTGCTCACGTCGACGCGCGGCCAGTACCTCGTGACGAAGGTGCTCGGCACGGGAGAGTTCGGCGCGGTCTTCGACTGCACGGGCCCGTTCGACCAGAGCTACGCCGTGAAGGTCATTCGCCCGGCGAACCGCCCCTACGCCGAGGTGCAAGCCGAGTGGGCGCGCGAGGTCTCGCGGCTCATGTCGCTCCGGCACCCGAACGTCGTCTACATCTACGACGCGTTCGAGCAAGGATCGCTCTTCTTCCTCGCGCTCGAGAAGTGCGATCACGCGCTCAAGTCGATGCTCGGCGCGCCGCTCCAGGAGGGCCTCGTCCTCGAGCTCACCCGGCAGCTCCTCGCCGCGGTGCAGTTCCTCCACGACAACGACGTGGTCCACGACGACCTCCACGCGGGCAACGTGCTCGTCACGCACGCCACGGACCGACCGGTCGTAAAAATCAGCGATTTCGGCATCAGCCACGAGCTCCGAGGCCTCCCCGCGATTCGGCCGAACGTGGTGCACCACGCGATCATGGCGCCCGAGATCCTAGCGACCGGCTACACGAGCAAGCAGAGCGACCTCTACCAGGTGGGCCTCTTGCTCTTCTGGATGATCACGGGCGAGTCGGCGATCCCGAAGGGCCTGCCCTACGCGGACCTCATGCGCTTCGTGTCGGAGGGCGAGCCACGGAGGCGCGCCGAAGCCCTCGGCACCCCCCTCGGCGCCCTCGTCGCGAAGATGCTCCGCAGGCGGGAGGCGTACCGCTACTCGTCGGCGCGCGAGGTGTGGGCCGAGCTGCGCGAGCTCCGCGCGTGGAAGGAACGGGAGCTCTTTCCGCAGCGTTGA
- a CDS encoding VWA domain-containing protein: MAVTGCATSPTTPGSLAPNAKAAPAEVGGSPIVAESPKEPADLQKVGPDAIRIFAAAEGGLLRTGTHEAFLGVGVDVPKGRAAFRPKVAVGLAIDTSGSMQGAKIESARAAARTFVQNLVDGDVVGVDVFDDSARTLVVPTVLDAETRPRILAAIAKLGTGGSTNMFDGLSLAESHLAQAPVSHAVRRVVVISDGRANVGPQSPEALGAIAERGLGARVQVTSLGVGLDYDESTLNALSVRSSGRLYHIGDPREMVATLEREVSLIGDTVASDASLEIVPAPGVRVIGAEGVHSTWNGRTFRIPLGALFAGQHREALVRVALDDAETPNERPLASVRLVFRDPRDGDLERVKETVARVGFSSDPAAVARSADDRVKAMASVFEAGKIQIAAAQRVNSGDFAAADRALGEAQRKLEARAGETRDQAEKKKLDAQVAQISASRSSVAKAAAAPAPVQRSEALKLNKDGMGAMGF; this comes from the coding sequence ATGGCGGTCACGGGCTGCGCGACCTCGCCCACGACCCCAGGCTCCCTCGCGCCGAACGCGAAGGCCGCCCCGGCCGAGGTCGGCGGATCCCCCATCGTCGCCGAGAGCCCGAAGGAGCCCGCCGACCTTCAAAAAGTCGGTCCCGACGCGATCCGCATCTTCGCCGCCGCGGAGGGCGGTTTGCTCCGAACGGGCACCCACGAGGCCTTCCTGGGCGTCGGCGTGGACGTGCCCAAGGGGCGCGCGGCGTTCCGCCCGAAGGTCGCCGTGGGGCTCGCGATCGACACGTCCGGCTCGATGCAAGGCGCCAAAATCGAGAGCGCGCGCGCCGCGGCCCGCACCTTCGTGCAAAACCTCGTCGACGGGGACGTCGTCGGGGTCGACGTGTTCGACGACTCGGCGCGGACCCTGGTGGTCCCCACGGTGCTCGACGCCGAGACGCGTCCCCGCATCCTCGCCGCGATCGCGAAGCTCGGCACCGGCGGCTCCACGAACATGTTCGACGGGCTCTCGCTCGCCGAATCGCACCTCGCGCAGGCCCCCGTGTCGCACGCGGTGAGGCGGGTGGTCGTCATCTCCGACGGGCGGGCCAACGTGGGGCCTCAGAGCCCCGAGGCGCTCGGCGCCATCGCCGAACGTGGGCTCGGCGCTCGTGTCCAGGTGACGTCGCTCGGTGTCGGGCTCGACTACGACGAGAGCACGCTCAACGCCCTCTCGGTCCGCTCGAGTGGGAGGCTCTACCACATTGGAGATCCCCGCGAGATGGTCGCCACGCTCGAGCGCGAGGTGTCGCTCATCGGAGACACGGTCGCGAGCGACGCGAGCCTCGAGATCGTGCCGGCGCCCGGCGTGCGCGTGATCGGGGCCGAGGGCGTGCACTCGACGTGGAACGGCCGCACCTTCCGCATCCCCTTGGGAGCGCTCTTCGCCGGGCAGCACAGAGAGGCCCTCGTGCGCGTCGCGCTCGACGACGCCGAGACCCCGAACGAGCGCCCCCTCGCGAGCGTTCGGCTCGTCTTCCGCGACCCTCGCGACGGCGATCTCGAGCGGGTCAAAGAGACCGTCGCGCGGGTCGGGTTCTCGTCGGACCCGGCCGCCGTCGCGCGCTCGGCCGACGACCGCGTCAAGGCGATGGCGTCCGTGTTCGAGGCCGGCAAGATCCAGATCGCCGCGGCCCAGCGCGTGAACAGCGGAGACTTCGCGGCCGCCGACCGCGCCCTCGGCGAAGCGCAGCGAAAGCTCGAGGCCCGCGCCGGCGAGACCCGGGACCAGGCCGAGAAGAAAAAGCTCGACGCGCAGGTCGCGCAGATCTCGGCGTCGCGCTCGTCGGTCGCGAAGGCCGCGGCCGCCCCCGCCCCCGTGCAGCGCAGCGAGGCCCTCAAGCTCAACAAGGACGGCATGGGCGCGATGGGCTTCTGA
- a CDS encoding class I SAM-dependent methyltransferase, with protein MKSTGSGAEFDEAYYERHYGREASRVHGPKEIENLATMIMSYVAWLGGTIESVLDVGAGTGIMRDHFRAHYPKVHYRSLEVSPFAAKRYGHELADIASFRTSDTFDLVVCQGVLQYLDDARCERAIDRLGELASGFLYLEAITEKDLRTVCDPDRTDADVHVRKGSFYKPLLRKHFHFVGCGLYYARSGDLLFYELERGGS; from the coding sequence ATGAAATCGACGGGGTCGGGGGCCGAGTTCGACGAGGCGTACTACGAGCGGCACTACGGGCGCGAGGCGAGCCGGGTGCACGGACCGAAGGAGATCGAAAACCTCGCGACGATGATCATGAGCTACGTCGCGTGGCTCGGGGGCACGATCGAGTCGGTGCTCGACGTCGGCGCCGGCACGGGCATCATGCGCGACCACTTCCGGGCGCACTACCCGAAGGTCCACTACCGCAGCCTCGAGGTGAGCCCGTTCGCCGCGAAGCGCTACGGCCACGAGCTCGCCGACATCGCGTCGTTCCGCACGAGCGACACGTTCGATCTCGTCGTATGCCAGGGCGTCCTCCAGTACCTCGACGACGCCCGGTGCGAGCGCGCGATCGACAGGCTCGGAGAGCTCGCGTCGGGCTTCCTCTACCTCGAGGCGATCACCGAGAAGGACCTTCGCACGGTGTGCGATCCGGACCGCACCGACGCCGACGTCCACGTCCGCAAGGGCTCGTTCTACAAACCGCTCCTCCGCAAGCACTTTCACTTCGTCGGCTGCGGCCTCTACTACGCGCGCTCGGGAGATCTGCTCTTCTACGAGCTCGAACGAGGTGGCTCGTGA
- a CDS encoding alpha/beta fold hydrolase, translating into MTTRRAFTLETRHGVRLSLRRVSAKEGRPKARPVLVVPGYGMNSFVIGFHPTGRSLEEALALRGLEVWTVDMRGQGESSRGPKEQVSLGDLAIDDLGPAIDHVLEETQVEGARTVDLVGCSLGATLAFTHVALVERPKVSAIVSMGGLVTWRKVHPLVEVAFASPWLAGKVKLAGTRAMARLALPAMARLAPGLLSIYINPKSTDISKASELVKTVEDPVASLNREIAEWVGRRELVVRGVNVSRAMSRLTLPVMCVLGRQDGVVPAETSRAIYEDVGSERRTLLEVGTPEWPIGHADLFVAEHAEDRIFAKVAEFLLEEAGREEPSLTP; encoded by the coding sequence GTGACGACGCGACGCGCCTTCACGCTCGAGACGCGCCACGGGGTGAGGCTCTCGCTTCGTCGCGTCTCGGCGAAGGAGGGGAGGCCTAAGGCTCGCCCCGTGCTCGTCGTGCCGGGGTACGGGATGAACTCGTTCGTGATCGGATTTCACCCGACGGGGCGCTCTCTCGAAGAGGCGCTCGCGCTGCGTGGGCTCGAGGTCTGGACCGTCGACATGCGCGGCCAGGGAGAGAGCTCGCGAGGGCCGAAGGAGCAGGTGTCGCTCGGCGATCTCGCGATCGACGATCTCGGCCCGGCCATCGACCACGTCCTCGAAGAGACCCAGGTCGAGGGCGCCCGCACCGTCGACCTCGTCGGGTGCAGCCTCGGGGCGACGCTCGCGTTCACGCACGTGGCCCTCGTCGAGCGCCCCAAGGTGTCGGCCATCGTCAGCATGGGGGGCCTCGTCACCTGGCGAAAGGTGCACCCACTCGTCGAGGTCGCGTTCGCGTCGCCGTGGCTCGCGGGGAAGGTGAAGCTCGCGGGCACACGGGCCATGGCGCGGCTCGCGCTGCCGGCCATGGCGCGGCTCGCCCCCGGCCTCTTGTCGATCTACATCAACCCGAAATCTACTGACATTTCAAAGGCTTCCGAGCTCGTGAAGACCGTCGAGGACCCCGTCGCGTCGCTGAACCGCGAGATCGCGGAGTGGGTCGGGAGGCGCGAGCTCGTCGTGCGTGGCGTGAACGTCTCGCGCGCCATGAGCCGGCTCACGCTCCCGGTCATGTGCGTGCTCGGCCGCCAGGATGGCGTCGTGCCCGCCGAGACCTCGCGCGCCATCTACGAGGACGTCGGCTCCGAGCGCCGCACGCTGCTCGAGGTCGGCACCCCGGAGTGGCCCATCGGTCACGCCGATCTCTTCGTCGCGGAGCACGCCGAAGATCGCATCTTCGCGAAGGTCGCCGAGTTCTTGCTCGAGGAGGCGGGCCGCGAGGAGCCGAGCCTCACGCCATGA
- a CDS encoding class I SAM-dependent rRNA methyltransferase, which translates to MQPVVTVHRRVLDPIRRGHPWIFKEAILKVRGAAAAGDAVALVDESGAALGFGVYDPSSPIAVRVWGASPLDGSLATARLEAAFRLRRELFADGTTTAYRLLNGEGDRTPGWVIDRYDNVGVLRTDGDAAAILATRFGATLEGALRAEGITTAVLRGAQKGEKRSSEVLFGPPPPDVIQVREHGVPFEVDLAGGQKTGAFLDQRENRARVGALVRGLVGRRGEISVLNLFSYAGGFSLHAALAGAKTTSVDVAPLAHKTAQASFRAAGLSLSGHAFVTSDVYAFLADAKKKGRTFDVVICDPPSFAPNERSVPRALQAYRSLHAAAAAVLADGGTLLAASCSSHVGMEAFLGTLDDAALGRADLRVTDVHGPPADHPSVATFPEGRYLKAVFMA; encoded by the coding sequence ATGCAGCCCGTGGTCACGGTCCACCGTCGCGTCCTCGACCCCATCCGGCGCGGCCACCCTTGGATTTTCAAGGAAGCCATCCTCAAAGTCCGCGGCGCCGCCGCCGCCGGTGACGCCGTGGCCCTGGTCGACGAGTCCGGCGCGGCCCTCGGCTTCGGCGTCTACGACCCGAGCTCTCCGATCGCCGTGCGCGTGTGGGGGGCGAGCCCGCTCGACGGGTCCCTCGCCACGGCCCGCCTCGAGGCGGCCTTTCGTCTCCGTCGGGAGCTCTTCGCCGACGGCACGACGACCGCCTATCGCCTGCTCAACGGCGAAGGCGACCGCACCCCGGGCTGGGTCATCGACAGGTACGACAACGTAGGCGTGCTCCGCACCGACGGGGACGCCGCGGCCATCTTGGCCACGCGGTTCGGCGCGACCCTCGAGGGAGCGCTCCGCGCCGAAGGCATCACCACGGCCGTGCTCCGCGGCGCGCAAAAGGGCGAGAAGCGCTCGTCCGAAGTGCTCTTCGGCCCTCCCCCGCCCGACGTGATCCAGGTGCGAGAGCACGGGGTCCCCTTCGAGGTCGATCTCGCCGGAGGTCAGAAGACGGGCGCCTTCCTCGATCAACGCGAAAACCGCGCACGTGTCGGCGCGCTCGTCCGCGGCCTCGTCGGGCGGCGCGGCGAGATCTCGGTGCTGAACCTCTTCTCGTACGCCGGCGGCTTCTCGCTGCACGCCGCGCTCGCAGGCGCCAAGACCACGAGCGTCGACGTCGCACCGCTCGCACACAAGACGGCCCAAGCGAGCTTCCGCGCGGCGGGCCTGTCGCTCTCGGGCCACGCGTTCGTCACTTCGGACGTGTACGCGTTCTTGGCCGACGCGAAGAAGAAGGGCCGCACGTTCGACGTCGTCATCTGCGATCCGCCGAGCTTCGCGCCGAACGAGCGCTCCGTGCCTCGCGCGCTCCAGGCCTACCGGAGCCTCCACGCTGCCGCGGCGGCCGTGCTCGCCGACGGGGGCACGCTGCTCGCCGCGTCGTGCTCGAGCCACGTGGGCATGGAAGCGTTCCTCGGCACGCTCGACGACGCCGCGCTCGGGCGCGCCGACCTCCGCGTCACCGACGTGCACGGGCCGCCCGCCGATCACCCGTCGGTCGCCACGTTCCCCGAAGGCCGCTACTTGAAGGCCGTCTTCATGGCGTGA
- a CDS encoding protein kinase: protein MVSRSIPAPATVLFEPGFRFDGYELLVKIGQGGMASVWLARTRNSRDEEVLVAIKTVLPELAVVDELRTMMLDEARVATAIESPNVARVLKVGEVWDIPYLVLEYVAGESVDQLCDAVAKQGGVVPPAIAVRVLVETCKGLAAAHDLRSPSGELLEIVHRDLSPQNVLLDERGHAKLIDFGIAKARERITPETAEGVMKGKIPYMAPEHAMGGDVDRRSDLWSLGAVAYRMLTGTEPYDASNDAARLIRKLSKEPLPPWPASVPSPLAEVVTKVLSHSPDDRYPDAPTLAAALEAAVPPATFEEVAAFVREALGETIHMRHVLVERAVSAANARARARDMLSNPDMAPYVEAKIPSIVPLADPSPSPRIAPSLPPGAGDAAPASPLRVYGGAAVVALAVVVAYALGARTGGPVQVEADVATLAAPSASTSAPGTATGPAATAVTATTADTKPADTKPAPTEDASPTRPTADTDAGAKPRPPEGPLLRPTATPQGRPDGSTAAPEETIF, encoded by the coding sequence GTGGTGTCGCGCTCGATCCCAGCTCCGGCGACCGTGCTCTTCGAGCCGGGGTTCCGCTTCGACGGCTACGAGCTGCTCGTCAAGATAGGCCAGGGCGGCATGGCGAGCGTGTGGCTCGCGCGCACGAGGAACTCGCGGGACGAGGAGGTGCTCGTCGCGATCAAGACCGTCCTGCCCGAGCTCGCGGTGGTCGACGAGCTTCGCACCATGATGCTCGACGAGGCCCGCGTCGCCACGGCGATCGAGAGCCCCAACGTAGCCCGGGTGCTGAAAGTGGGCGAAGTGTGGGACATCCCCTACCTCGTCCTCGAGTACGTCGCGGGCGAGTCGGTCGATCAGCTCTGCGACGCGGTGGCGAAGCAGGGAGGTGTCGTGCCGCCCGCGATCGCGGTGCGCGTGCTCGTCGAGACGTGCAAGGGGCTCGCGGCAGCCCACGACCTCCGCTCTCCGAGCGGCGAGCTGCTCGAGATCGTCCACCGCGACCTCTCGCCTCAAAACGTGCTCCTCGACGAACGCGGGCACGCGAAGCTCATCGATTTCGGCATCGCCAAGGCCCGCGAGCGCATCACCCCCGAGACGGCCGAAGGGGTCATGAAGGGGAAAATCCCCTACATGGCGCCCGAGCACGCCATGGGCGGCGACGTGGATCGGCGGAGCGATCTCTGGTCTCTCGGCGCGGTCGCGTACCGCATGTTGACGGGGACCGAGCCCTACGACGCCTCGAACGACGCCGCGCGCCTCATCCGCAAGCTCTCGAAGGAGCCGCTCCCTCCGTGGCCGGCCTCGGTGCCCAGCCCGCTCGCCGAGGTCGTCACGAAGGTGCTCTCGCACTCGCCCGACGATCGGTACCCCGACGCGCCCACCCTCGCCGCGGCCCTCGAGGCGGCCGTGCCCCCCGCCACGTTCGAGGAGGTCGCGGCGTTCGTGCGCGAGGCGCTCGGCGAGACGATCCACATGAGGCACGTGCTCGTCGAGCGCGCGGTGTCGGCGGCGAACGCACGCGCACGTGCCCGCGACATGCTCTCGAACCCCGACATGGCGCCGTACGTCGAGGCGAAGATCCCTTCGATCGTCCCCCTCGCCGATCCGAGCCCGTCGCCTCGGATCGCGCCGAGCCTGCCCCCGGGCGCCGGGGACGCGGCCCCCGCGAGCCCGCTCCGGGTCTATGGCGGCGCGGCGGTCGTCGCGCTGGCCGTGGTGGTCGCGTACGCGCTCGGGGCACGGACGGGCGGCCCCGTACAGGTCGAGGCGGACGTGGCGACGCTCGCAGCCCCGAGCGCGTCCACCTCGGCGCCCGGCACCGCCACGGGGCCCGCCGCCACCGCCGTGACCGCGACGACCGCGGACACGAAGCCCGCGGACACGAAGCCCGCGCCGACCGAGGACGCCTCGCCCACGCGCCCGACGGCCGACACCGACGCGGGCGCAAAGCCCCGACCTCCGGAAGGGCCGCTCCTTCGCCCCACCGCCACCCCGCAAGGGAGACCGGACGGGTCCACGGCGGCCCCCGAAGAGACCATTTTCTAA
- a CDS encoding metallophosphoesterase: MVSPLRPLTTVLACLVVTACGALLTTEPDAGPPEGDAAAREPDARRVDPEASSLVDAEAEGGADAAPDAAPGDAADAAVRTITFAVIGDFGSGSPREAAVAAMVRGWAPDFVVTTGDNNYAGAADLTSYDPNVGQFYAPFIAPYTGAYGAGAVENAFFPAIGNHDWDIGGGAPYFAFFTLPGNERYYEVARGPLRLVFLDSDAREPDGRTPSSVQGTWAQQAMAAAREPFVFVVFHHPAYTSSNREPAMLWPFKDWGADAVLTGHVHNYERLTDVGLTYFVNGQGGHSTHAFGATHPASQVRFNTLDGAQLVTVTPTVATFRYFAVDGSLVDTWSIDPSGQPVP; the protein is encoded by the coding sequence ATGGTCTCGCCGCTTCGTCCGCTCACGACGGTCCTCGCTTGCCTCGTGGTGACCGCGTGTGGCGCCCTGCTCACCACGGAGCCCGACGCCGGCCCCCCGGAGGGCGACGCCGCGGCCAGAGAGCCCGACGCCCGCCGCGTGGACCCCGAAGCCTCGTCCCTCGTGGACGCGGAGGCCGAAGGCGGCGCCGACGCGGCCCCCGACGCCGCGCCCGGAGATGCCGCCGACGCCGCCGTTCGGACGATCACGTTCGCCGTCATCGGAGACTTCGGCAGCGGCTCTCCGCGCGAGGCGGCCGTGGCGGCGATGGTGCGTGGTTGGGCGCCCGACTTCGTCGTGACGACCGGAGACAACAACTACGCCGGCGCGGCGGACCTCACCTCGTACGACCCGAACGTCGGTCAGTTCTATGCCCCGTTCATCGCTCCCTACACGGGCGCGTACGGCGCGGGTGCGGTCGAGAACGCCTTTTTTCCGGCGATCGGCAACCACGACTGGGACATCGGCGGAGGTGCGCCCTACTTCGCGTTCTTCACCCTGCCCGGCAACGAGCGCTACTACGAGGTCGCGCGCGGGCCTCTTCGCCTCGTCTTCCTCGACAGCGACGCACGCGAGCCCGACGGCCGGACCCCGTCCTCGGTCCAGGGCACGTGGGCGCAGCAGGCGATGGCCGCGGCGCGCGAGCCGTTCGTGTTCGTCGTATTCCATCACCCGGCGTACACCTCGTCCAACCGCGAGCCTGCCATGCTCTGGCCGTTCAAGGACTGGGGCGCCGACGCGGTCCTCACGGGCCACGTCCACAACTACGAGCGCCTCACGGACGTGGGGCTCACGTACTTCGTGAACGGGCAGGGGGGCCACAGCACGCACGCGTTCGGTGCGACCCACCCGGCGAGCCAGGTCCGCTTCAACACGCTCGACGGGGCGCAGCTCGTCACGGTTACCCCCACGGTGGCCACGTTCCGGTACTTCGCGGTCGACGGCTCCCTCGTCGACACCTGGAGCATCGACCCTTCGGGGCAGCCGGTCCCGTGA